Part of the Parambassis ranga chromosome 16, fParRan2.1, whole genome shotgun sequence genome, ATCTGGGTGACCGGATTCAAGATGAAGAAAACCGTTAACACAGTTTGGTTCCTCAACCTCGCTGTGGCCGACTTCCTCTTCACAGCCTTCCTGCCTCTGAGTGTGACATACACAGCAATGGATTTCCACTGGCCTTTTGGCAAGTTCATGTGCAAACTGAACACCACCATAAgcttcctgaacatgtttgcCAGTGTCTACATCCTGGTGGTGATCAGTGCggacagatgtgtgtctgtggtgtggcCCGTCTGGGCCCAGAACCACCGAAATGTACGCAAGGCCTCCGGTGTGAGTCTGGGTGTGTGGATAGTAGCTTTGATTCTCAGCTCTCCGTACTTCATCTTCAGGGACACTGGGCCGTCCACTGATGATGAAAACATCATCAACTGTTTTAACAACTTTGCTctttctgatgatgatgaaacacCATCTGtcattcagctgcagctgttccGTCATCGGGCCATGGCCATCACCCGCTTCCTCCTGGGATTTGTGATCCCCTTCACTGTCATCGTCTCCTGTTATGCCGTCATAATCCATCGCCTTAGAAGAAACCGCTCCTTGGCCAGCCATTCAAGCCGGCCCTTCAAGATAATCGccgccatcatcatcaccttttTCTTGTGCTGGGCTCCCTTTCACATCATGGTTCTAATCGAGTTGGTGAACCACATGTCCAACTATTCCAGTGAAATATTAGATCATGTCACCACTATCGGGGTGCCTATAGCCACAAGCCTGGCCTTTCTCAACAGCTGCCTGAATCCACTTTTGTACGTATTCATGGGTCAAGATTTCAAGGATAAAGTCCGCAAATCCATCCTGAACGTGTTGGAAAGCGCCTTCCAGGAGGAGGTGTCTCGCTCTTACACCTACACAAACTCAATGATCACCAGTCGGAGCAAAGAGAAGTCAGTTTCTGATGCTGAGGTGTGAGACTGTTACTGATGAACACATACTGCACATTGTAAAAGTAACTGTATATACCATGATTTTATCTAAAGGCCATCTTTTTTTACATGACTCTAAGGTACTGTTTGACTGAGGTTAAGAATCAGCTAAAGGTTTTACACAGAATAATTTTGGACAAATGAATCAAAATCTGCCTCACAGAGCAGAACACATACACATTACATTTCACTGTGTAACAATCACACAACCAAACTGAAGGTCCTGTGTCAACATCAGTGGGTGCCACACACAACAACTTTCTCTTCTCCATCCACTGATCCCATTATGACTGTATATGACAAGAGCACACAGCAATAAtctaacaaaacacacacacacacacattaaagcaAATGAAAACTAAAAGAACAAATATGTCCAGTCATTGAGTAATAATTCACTCTTTTACTACTGAGCACCTGGTTGCCACCAACCCTGCCGTGTGACATCATAATAGAAACAGATGTATCTGTTGCATACTGTAACATGTCTACTGCATGCTTTGATAAACATCATATTTGCATTTGTTATTTAGCATATGGACAGTTTGATATAATCCATATAACAGTATAATCTCATAGTAGCAGCTACATTGTATAATTAGCTTTGTTGGTTCTTTTGGTGTTTATATTTGCCTTTTGGAGGGGCTGACCTGTGTGCCACACTTTTTAATTTTAgtattgaaatatatattttcaaaatTATCACATTTTTctctaaaacaaacacaactttgtGGTACTATATCTCTCTGTGTAAGCTTGTAAACCACGTAAATAATAATTGGATTGTTTAACTGTTCTCAGCCCCAGTGGCCGTTTTTACTAAGAGTACAAATTATGCTGTGATTATGGTTCTTGCCTTTACTATTCTTTACATAATTAAAGTATTTTTGGACTTTTCTATAAGCTAAAAATGATTCACTTTGCTGTAGTATTTCATCAACTCAATCGTGCTGACAGAAAGTGGGTGAATTTCCATCGAGTGCTGATAAAACATATTTTGAGGAAGTGGCAAAAGTTGATCACCATCAGTAGcttttacatgtttttcatgttctagaagttaaaaaaaattgcTGATATTGTCTTTATTCTACTCTTGTCAAATAATCTGGACATTCACGTCTATTAAGCTTGCATTAAAAACGTATTTTCAACTATTGACACCTGTGTATGATTCAAACCAGCAAACTGTGCACAGAGACATCTTCTGTTAGACTGGTTATCAGGGATGCTGCTTCATCATGGGACATCATGAGTGATTTCACAATCTCTCACTTCTTTGTAGAGTTAGAGTAAATGGAATCATACAGACATATAGAAATTATGTAAGTGAGCATCCTGCATGACAAATAGCACTTAAAGGTCATGCAGGACATATTAGCAGCAAAGTGCTGgtgtcctctctctgcctgaTGTATACATACAGGACATTATTAGATTAGCACAGTATGAGGCACAATGTGTTACAGTGTTGTAGCTGTTGTGTTGAGCTCATTTACGCCTCATATGAATTTAAATCTGAAACATCATCAAATGATTAAAGTGGAAAAACAATACAATGTGAGGcaaacaacacactgctgtttgtttatttaatatGTATttgatatgttgttgtttttttaaattcatcatCCATAATTATAATTTCTTTTCAGTGCGGAAGTTCTTATCACATCTAATTACATCGGTGAATCGTTTAATTTAATAAGATCATCCCTATCAACCAGTCGTATGTTTCTAAACAGCTGCCTCATATACATGTGGTCTCACCACGACATTACTAAACAaggatggatgttttttttttgcctataCATAAAAATCATAAGAGCTTCAACAATCACATCTGAAAGCATGTTCTTCAAGCTTCTGTCAAAAAACAGCCTAAATACAcctacagtatttttttaatctgatgGTAACATGATGGCGGCTGCACGGATGGTTTCCTTCCGCACTGATGAAATTATGTGCCATAATCTGATCATGTATAACCCACCCCCACACTTATCTCTGTTCATTTTAAACCTCAAAACCAAACTTTATTTTTCATATACACTTCAGCTTTTTTCATTAAATAGGCAGTTTTAATATaagtagtttattttattaaaccTCATTAACCAGTAGGGGGAGATGTTTTAAACATCAAATGCTTCCCAAATCAGTGAAATCACGTATTACTGTTGGCCTCACATCTACCACTCACAAACATATAGTGACCCATACTGCACAAGTGTCACCTCCCTCCTTTTTTTGCCCTCCTTaatttgtctgtgtttatgtgtatgtacTAGATGTGTGAGCATCTGAATCAGATCAGCCAGGGTAATGTTTAcagctctcctcctccgtctctcaTTTCTGTTAGTTTAGCAGCAATTCAAAGTTGCAACAGAGTTCTAAGAATGCGTAGGCATGTGTGGAAGTGGGGGTTTCCAGTAATAATAATTTTCAGAGAATGATGGGGAGGGAGACTGGAGGAATCTGAGCACACAAAAACCTCTCGCAGGGCAGAAGGTAAACTACAGTAGTGGACAGAGCTGTACAATAAGGTGATCAAACATTTTTTCCAGAGAATCATCAGTATCAGGAGTGGATTAGGTGACGGAAACCCAGAAAAACTCTGCACCCACTCGAAACAAGTCCAAACCCTGCAGAGAAGTCAGAGGGAGTAAGCATCATTGGATCTGTGTCAGCTATCGACTCGTTTGTGTGTTTAATAGTGGTTATCTATAACTATGTGAACTGGCTGCAGTGTTGACCCTGCAGAAGTGTGCATTAGGAGCAGAGCAGGCTACAGCTACACAGATGCTGCACTGAGTTTGCTGTAAAGGATGGACAGAGTGgacactgaaagagagagattgCGTATATTACTGCTGACCCAGCCCTTGAAAATGTAAAGTCTGTCTTTCTCCTGCTGTAACTATGCCCTAGCCTGACTCTTGGGGTGTTGTCAGTGATGTTATAACACTTCTCTGAGTGCACTCTGCTATAATTGAAACCAGAACTTAGCAGTAAGTAAAATCAAAACAgttagtggtggtggtggtggtggtgttaagTTTTGgtgtcgggggggggggggggggggggggatctttGACTGCTGATGACGTGATGAGACGCCTGTccacatgttctgttctggtcatccAGCTTAAAAACTGGAGCTGTATCAACGACCGAATGTGGTGTTTTATCTGAGGATTGTGTAAACTGCTGGTGGATCCACCTCCGTGTGGGTGGTGACTTTAGACCCACACATTACTACTGTATAATAACCTGTGCTGTGCTGAATTTGCTCAGTGTATCGTCTGTTGCAGATTCATCCACTAGCAGACAGGAAGTTTTGAGAAAGGTAGgcgtatttttattttgttgtttaagAAGTATATAGTTACCAGAACTTCACTATGCAGACACTTGATGTAAATAGTGAGGAAATTGACTTAAAGTAATGATGTAAGCTGaggttctttattttttttaattttgtaataataataataataataataatatttacacTAAATAAAAAGGAGGGGGTTATTTTATGTTCTTGTTGTCGCTGCAGGTCTCAGTGATGGAGATGACCACTGTCTCTTATTACACCAACTCAACTGTACCTCGGAGTAATGGCTCTGTTTATTTTGACAAGTATGCCAACCTGAGAAAGTCTCTCAACATCATGTCACTCATTGTTTACTGCCTGGCCTTCGTCCTCGGTGTGCTCGGGAACGGAGTGGTTATCTGGGTGACCGGATTCAAGATGAAGAAAACCGTTAACACAGTTTGGTTCCTCAACCTCGCTGTGGCCGACTTCCTCTTCACAGCCTTCCTGCCTCTGAGTGTGACATACCTTGCTTCAGATTTCCACTGGCCTTTTGGCAAGTTCATGTGCAAAATGAACAGCACTGTGGCCTTTTTGAATTTGTTTGCCAGTGTCTACATCCTGGTGGTGATCAGTGCggacagatgtgtgtctgtggtgtggcCTATCTGGGCCCAGAACCACCGAAATGTATGCAAGGCCTCCTTTGTGAGTCTGGGTGTGTGGGCGCTGGCTTTTATTCTCAGCGTTCCGTACTTCATCTTCAGGGACACTGCGACGTATCCACAACGTGTTAGCTGTTTCAACAATTTTGCTTTTTCTAATGACTATAAAACACCATCTGTGATTAGGCTGCGAAATGTTCGTCATAAGGTCATGATCATCACTCGCTTCCTCCTGGGATTTGTTGTCCCCTTCACTGTCATCATCTCCTGTTATGCCGTCATAATCCATCGTGTTAGAAGAAACCGCTCGCTGGCCAGTCAGTCAAGTCGGGCCTTTAAAATAATCGctgccatcatcatcactttCTTCTTGTGCTGGGCTCCCTTTCACATCATGAGTCTACTTGAGTTGGTGAGATTTTCAGGTCCTTCAAATGAAACATTGATTTATGTTACCACTGTAGGGATCCCTTTAGCTTCAAGCCTGGCCTTTATTAACAGCTGCTTGAATCCACTGCTGTATGTGTTCATGGGTCAAGATTTCAAGGATAAAGTCCGCAAAACCATTCTGAACGTCCTGGAGACTGCCTTCCAGGAGGagcagacacactctcagtctgaCATGAAGTCGGTAGAGACCAGACACAGTAAAGATAATTCTGCTCATACAGAGTTTTAGGGTGCTAAGAGCATGCACCAGTGTATTCAGGCTGCATCAAGATAGATTGGTAAATACCATTTTCTGATGAAAATCCCTGGGCACCAATTTCAAAATCAATATTTCGTTAGCTGTATATACGTAACACAAAAGAAGATGTTACTTAATTTTAGCTTGGTTGCTTAGCttggtttctgttttatttcatcaagagtgtaaaaatacaaatgtgtaCCATTGGTGAAGTGTTATTATACTTAACTATAACATTCAAATTAATTTatgtcaacaaaacaaacattttaaaagaaacatTCCCATTGATACAtatggtttgttttttgtgatttAACCTGATAAATAACTCTAAGAGCCGATACATTGTTGTAATGGACTATTGGCTTTTCCTGTTATCTGATTTCTGTCATTAAAATATTGAATTATTTAGACTTTTATTCGTGCATGTGTTTGTTAATATTCCTATATTGTGCACAACTGAGGATATGTGCAAAGCTGCGTTATTAAAATTATAACAAGAGTGTCTTGCTGTTGCTCGTTAAGCAATACTCATcttgtgttttacattttcttcatGATGCTTTTTATCCAGTAGAGGGAACTATTTTACATATTAAAGAATACTTAATTCAGGATGAGGAAACATTATTCCTTATCTGCATAAATACTTCTTACAGGATTCTAAGTaggttttttattattttgtttatgATAAGCTATAGTGGAATTTATGATAGATGTgtacatatttttaaatatatacaaatacaatgcataTAGGATCATTTAGCTCTTAAAAAGGGACAATTCATACGCAAATTCAGTCATATTGTTAAGGATATTATAAGCTTTGTGCTGGGTTGGGGACgacaacaaacagaaacaaaaaaatatgtttattcgATCTACCGTCCCAACCTCCAGTCCAGTGGGTGGCGAAATTGCACCCATGTGCTGTTTGCCCACATGCAAAAAAAGGACTCCACAACGAAGAAGTGACACCTCTGGCACTAAGGCTAACAGCAGTTATCGGCCCCGCACTGGTGTATATGGGACGCTGTATACAAGATTTGTTATATTCGGAGTTGTCCTACATTTTGGGTAAGTCGTGGATTATGAACTGTTTTGCAGAAACTGTTTGGCCCCTAATTGTCTGTACATGTACGAATTGTATATTTTGCGTTTCTATTATCGGCATGTAGCGTTAGCTTGCagcagctaacgttagctatcGAAAGTAGCATCTCGTACATTCAGGTtagatttatatattttaagtccccttttttaaaatgaacacCTGGCGTGCATTACCCTTTGCATTCTCGCTAGCGTGTACTTGTAAACATTAATCACTTGTCAGTTTTAATATGTGTCTGTTGAGTAAAGGATGAGGTTGGCAGTTGTGATAAACATGCTTAATCTGACCATAAACATCAGTATTTGAGTGCAATGACTGTATACAAAGACTGGGGAAATCCTGTAGAAGCTTTGCTTCTCCAAAAGAAACTAGACATTTGCACACCGTGTTGTATTTTGATGTACGTAATACTGTACTTAAAGTGGATGTGTCTTTTCGACTGTGCTTATATGCTAATGTGGCGTTGCTACATTTTTGAGGGAAACAAATAGATCACAATACGGTAAAGTTATAACGAAAAAAATTTTGGCACCTACTCTGGCCACACTTTTGACATTGATGAATGATAATATTATAGTAAACAAATTGATTATCTTTATTAACCTTTTAGGGAAATTGAGGATGTTGTGCTGGTACAACATAAATAAAGCAGTTTATCTTGGAATAAACAATTCA contains:
- the fpr1 gene encoding chemokine-like receptor 1, with translation MTMMELTSSGPFYLSNNNITTSKSDDFATNDSFYGDTEEYDYRDDHDYKDLPDDLRKSLNIMSLIVYSLAFVLGVLGNGVVIWVTGFKMKKTVNTVWFLNLAVADFLFTAFLPLSVTYTAMDFHWPFGKFMCKLNTTISFLNMFASVYILVVISADRCVSVVWPVWAQNHRNVRKASGVSLGVWIVALILSSPYFIFRDTGPSTDDENIINCFNNFALSDDDETPSVIQLQLFRHRAMAITRFLLGFVIPFTVIVSCYAVIIHRLRRNRSLASHSSRPFKIIAAIIITFFLCWAPFHIMVLIELVNHMSNYSSEILDHVTTIGVPIATSLAFLNSCLNPLLYVFMGQDFKDKVRKSILNVLESAFQEEVSRSYTYTNSMITSRSKEKSVSDAEV
- the LOC114448591 gene encoding chemokine-like receptor 1 isoform X1, yielding MEMTTVSYYTNSTVPRSNGSVYFDKYANLRKSLNIMSLIVYCLAFVLGVLGNGVVIWVTGFKMKKTVNTVWFLNLAVADFLFTAFLPLSVTYLASDFHWPFGKFMCKMNSTVAFLNLFASVYILVVISADRCVSVVWPIWAQNHRNVCKASFVSLGVWALAFILSVPYFIFRDTATYPQRVSCFNNFAFSNDYKTPSVIRLRNVRHKVMIITRFLLGFVVPFTVIISCYAVIIHRVRRNRSLASQSSRAFKIIAAIIITFFLCWAPFHIMSLLELVRFSGPSNETLIYVTTVGIPLASSLAFINSCLNPLLYVFMGQDFKDKVRKTILNVLETAFQEEQTHSQSDMKSVETRHSKDNSAHTEF
- the LOC114448591 gene encoding chemokine-like receptor 1 isoform X2; its protein translation is MKKTVNTVWFLNLAVADFLFTAFLPLSVTYLASDFHWPFGKFMCKMNSTVAFLNLFASVYILVVISADRCVSVVWPIWAQNHRNVCKASFVSLGVWALAFILSVPYFIFRDTATYPQRVSCFNNFAFSNDYKTPSVIRLRNVRHKVMIITRFLLGFVVPFTVIISCYAVIIHRVRRNRSLASQSSRAFKIIAAIIITFFLCWAPFHIMSLLELVRFSGPSNETLIYVTTVGIPLASSLAFINSCLNPLLYVFMGQDFKDKVRKTILNVLETAFQEEQTHSQSDMKSVETRHSKDNSAHTEF